A genome region from Nicotiana tabacum cultivar K326 chromosome 13, ASM71507v2, whole genome shotgun sequence includes the following:
- the LOC142168089 gene encoding uncharacterized protein LOC142168089: MAEYGAFILEIRMVVDMNIKELLVIGDSDLLIHQVQREWSTKNVKILPYLQCVKELCKKFTKIEFKNVPRIQNEFVDALATLSSMIQHPDKNYIDTIEVDIRDQHAYCFHVNKELDGKPWSHDIKKFLAT, encoded by the coding sequence ATGGCTGAATACGGAGCATTCATCCTTGAAATCAGAATGGTTGTTGACATGAACATCAAAGAACTTTTGGTCATAGGAGATTCCGATTTGTTGATACACCAAGTCCAAAGAGAATGGTCCACCAAGAATGTCAAGATACTGCCGTACCTGCAATGCGTGAAGGAGCTGtgcaagaagttcacaaagatTGAGTTCAAGAACGTCCCcaggattcagaatgagtttgttgACGCCCTTgcaaccctatcatctatgattcagcatccagacaagaactacaTCGACACTATCGAGGTAGATATCAGAGATCAACATGCCTATTGCTTCCATGTAAATAAAGAACTAGATGGTAAACCATGGTctcatgacatcaagaaattccttgCGACCTAG